One Oryza glaberrima chromosome 10, OglaRS2, whole genome shotgun sequence DNA segment encodes these proteins:
- the LOC127752993 gene encoding GDSL esterase/lipase At5g62930, whose amino-acid sequence MTTPGSCPSSTSAAHSPVCLAPSAAAGESQEMVRPRMVLFGDSITEQSFRPGGWGAALADTYSRKADVVVRGYGGYNTRWALFLLHQIFPLVGIAPPLATTVFFGANDAALLGRTGERQHVPIAEYKENLKKIVNHLKDCSKSMLIVLITPPPIDEDGRERFARSLYGEEARKLPERTNEMAGVYASQCIELAREMNIHCIDIWSKMQETAGWQKLYLSDGLHLTPEGNAVVHKEVVQTLRSVGLKAEEMPYDFPHHSRIDGSCPEKAFQ is encoded by the exons ATGACGACACCCGGATCCTGCCCCTCGTCCACATCCGCCGCCCACTCTCCCGTCTGCctcgccccctccgccgccgcag GGGAATCCCAAGAGATGGTGCGGCCGCGCATGGTGCTGTTCGGCGACTCCATCACGGAGCAGTCCTTCCGCCCCGGCGGCTggggcgccgccctcgccgacaCCTACTCCCGCAAG GCTGATGTAGTTGTTAGAGGCTACGGAGGGTACAACACAAGATGGGCTCTATTCTTGCTACATCAAATCTTTCCCCTG GTTGGAATAGCGCCTCCTCTTGCGACAACTGTATTCTTCGGTGCAAATGATGCAGCCCTTTTGGGACGAACAGGCGAGCGACAGCATGTTCCCATTGCAGAGTATAAAGAAAATCTCAAAAAGATTGTTAATCATTTGAAG GATTGTTCCAAGTCCATGTTAATTGTACTAATCACTCCGCCTCCTATTGATGAAGATGGAAGGGAAAGATTTGCACG ATCACTCTATGGAGAAGAAGCTAGGAAGCTCCCTGAAAGGACAAACGAAATGGCTGGTGTGTATGCAAGTCAGTGCATAGAGCTTGCCAGAGAAATGAATATACACTGCATTGATATTTGGTCAAAGATGCAAGAGACCGCAGGATGGCAGAAACTTTACTTGAG CGATGGACTGCACCTGACGCCAGAAGGAAATGCTGTTGTCCACAAGGAAGTTGTCCAAACGTTGAGAAGTGTGGGTCTGAAAGCAGAAGAAATGCCATATGATTTCCCTCACCATTCCAGAATTGATGGTAGTTGCCCAGAAAAAGCCTTCCAGTGA
- the LOC127753153 gene encoding pentatricopeptide repeat-containing protein At1g08610, which yields MNMARSGDVSRCHRCGLWSNGSAPITVSASITMRSSRVTAHAVYLDYPTRTEQKNGGNLVVMRPDRRRPRDDFFKGEGGGGSLVVVQPDRDRRPQDDFGRAAADSEKDVSPIHAKPRKPLDQNPEGMDVAGFSKHGGKCYADNLRRYCNSGKLIQACCVIDEMVLHGQIPETKCCVRMIRGLVKTGKANKARHVLEVMVLSGGVPDTISCNMLIAQLCRGGQLSSALQVLEDMRFSGCSPSGITFNTLIRCMFNQRMYDRAISFWKEQLRLGWPPYEMTSTLLVDLVCKNCGPQKALEVLDELSLEGCQPDVVTYNALISASCKAGRLNDAKFILTRLAAEGLEPNGTTYCILLHALCNMRRWDEVCDLLEDMNQANRDPDVTTYNIFINYFCKYGHLDQAIDVLERMVINNCSPDIVTCNTLLNAISKKGMVEEALGIARCIRENGYKLVLITYNTLIDALAKKAEVKKAMVLFDEMLSDGISPDDITYGSLVMGFCKKDMADEALDLLNQMLTLGFEVKTTTFVMVIQALCRDGKVEAAAEITKVMLSKNSIPGNSLCSSIVTKVAKSGWNKEAQMLHQKLVECEILKEDAEVILSS from the coding sequence aTGAACATGGCGCGTTCGGGTGACGTCAGCCGCTGCCACCGGTGTGGCCTGTGGTCGAATGGCTCTGCGCCGATCACCGTAAGCGCCTCGATTACGATGCGGTCTTCGCGGGTTACAGCGCACGCCGTGTATCTGGATTATCCTACCAGAACCGAGCAGAAGAATGGGGGTAATTTGGTGGTGATGCGGCCTGACCGACGACGGCCTAGGGATGATTTCTTCAAGggtgagggtggtggtggtagtcttGTAGTTGTGCAGCCAGACCGAGACCGACGGCCGCAGGATGATTTTGGGAGGGCGGCCGCAGATTCTGAGAAGGATGTATCACCCATCCATGCTAAGCCGAGGAAGCCATTGGACCAGAACCCCGAGGGAATGGATGTGGCAGGTTTCTCAAAACATGGAGGAAAGTGCTATGCTGACAACCTTCGCAGGTACTGTAACAGCGGGAAGCTCATCCAGGCCTGCTGTGTGATTGATGAGATGGTGCTCCATGGCCAGATTCCGGAGACTAAGTGCTGCGTTAGGATGATCCGCGGGCTCGTTAAAACCGGCAAGGCAAACAAAGCTAGGCATGTTCTTGAGGTTATGGTGCTTTCGGGTGGGGTTCCGGACACCATCAGCTGCAACATGTTGATCGCGCAGCTTTGCCGTGGTGGGCAGCTGAGCTCAGCACTGCAGGTTCTGGAAGACATGAGATTCAGTGGTTGCTCTCCGAGCGGCATCACTTTTAACACTTTGATTAGGTGCATGTTCAATCAGCGTATGTATGACAGGGCGATCTCCTTTTGGAAAGAACAGTTGAGGTTAGGTTGGCCACCATATGAGATGACAAGCACCTTGCTTGTTGATCTTGTTTGCAAGAATTGTGGCCCTCAGAAGGCCTTGGAAGTCTTGGATGAACTTTCTTTGGAAGGATGTCAACCAGATGTCGTCACCTATAATGCTCTCATCAGTGCATCATGCAAGGCTGGCAGGCTGAATGATGCAAAGTTCATCTTAACTCGTCTTGCTGCTGAAGGGCTTGAACCAAATGGTACAACCTACTGCATCTTACTCCATGCCCTCTGCAACATGAGAAGGTGGGATGAAGTATGCGATTTGCTTGAAGACATGAACCAGGCGAATCGTGATCCTGATGTTACAACctacaatatttttatcaattaCTTTTGTAAGTATGGGCATCTGGATCAGGCAATCGATGTGTTGGAGAGGATGGTTATCAACAATTGTTCTCCTGATATTGTGACCTGCAACACACTCCTGAATGCCATCTCCAAAAAGGGTATGGTTGAGGAAGCTCTTGGGATTGCTCGCTGCATCAGAGAAAACGGATACAAGTTGGTTCTCATCACATACAATACCCTCATAGATGCTTTAGCAAAGAAGGCTGAAGTTAAGAAAGCTATGGTTCTGTTTGATGAGATGCTTAGTGACGGGATCAGCCCCGATGACATCACATATGGTTCACTTGTCATGGGTTTTTGTAAGAAAGACATGGCTGATGAGGCCCTGGACCTTTTAAATCAGATGCTCACTCTAGGCTTTGAAGTTAAAACAACTACCTTTGTGATGGTGATCCAGGCATTATGTAGAGATGGTAAAGTGGAAGCTGCTGCTGAAATAACTAAAGTAATGTTATCAAAAAATAGTATCCCCGGGAATTCATTGTGTTCATCCATAGTCACAAAAGTTGCCAAATCAGGCTGGAATAAAGAGGCACAGATGCTCCACCAGAAGTTAGTTGAGTGTGAGATCCTTAAAGAAGATGCTGAAGTTATTTTAAGCAGCTAG
- the LOC127786329 gene encoding uncharacterized protein LOC127786329 isoform X1 → MQGFPGGAPDPQQLQSTMLAIEQACSLIQMHMSPADAEKVISSLHSSPMPYQACRFILETSHMPNARFQAAGAIGDAAIREWGILSDDNKKSLIVYCLNYVMEHASSPEGYVQAKVSAVAARLLKRGWVEFSDQEKAAIFFEIEQCVRGIHGPNRQFATINFLEALVSEFSPGTASAMCLPKEFHEQCQWSLEVKFLKDFYCWAQAAVFNSADRILNVNASVAEEKACSAAFRLMFQILSWSFKHNVEHANSEAKINSGLRSDAINLKKFERSLVKPGSVWSDVLISSGHVQWVLNFYTAARQKFSYDTLWVDSPIATSCRQLIVQLCSLTGSVFPNDNADGQIQYLVRILSAVVHWIEPPDVIAASIRSGASESEFVDGCHALLSMASLTTCSLFDNLLKSTRNYGTINLLSALTSEAVKSFLDNQNEEETWGSEALDILLETWNVILGDVDSEKSPMSVDGAIAASSLFKIIVESHLKAAADSAFEDTDDAEYFHVSVSKRDEQLALYAQIARSAADTTIPFLAQLFSERFARLSQRNGENDPTQTLEELYWLLLITSHVLTDSGEGETLLIPEALQAGFPYVVEVAQHPVVALSWSIINFSRQCLDPGIRARYFSPRLMEAVIWFLARWVATYLVPLDVSRGQVNRAEIDSVDKYMLQHSRKMLNSFAWENNQGERVLDFVVLISMVALTTYQGEIELQTLTCQKLLATVVRRKHTCTYVVQLDSWRDLTRAFASGRSLFSLTGRLQRSLAETLACAASCIKDPEASVQYLRDLMGPVAGCLVENANRSDLKSVAQQADVVYMVCCLLERLRGAARATQPRTQKVLFEMGHTVMNSLLTLLEVYKNQSAVIYMILKFVVDFVDGQAVFLDAKETSVLVSFCLKLLQIYSSHNIGKVMLSLSSSLRSESQAEKYKDLRALLRLLTNICSKDLVGFLSDSSIEGSQDIAEVIYVGVDIVTPLISLDLLKYPKLSRDYFALISHLLEVYPEKVANLNKVAFARIIGSLEFGLRNQDSDIVDRCLTAINALASYHFKERLGGRGGLSSQLMESEGSNGKLQESISSHFLRLLLQLLLFEDFRMELAGSAADALLPLILCEQPLYQRLLQELVEKQQNPTVKSRLGMAFHNLTSSNNLSNSLDRPNRQRFRKNLRTFLGDVSGFMQIK, encoded by the exons atGCAGGGGTTCCCCGGCGGCGCCCCCGATCCGCAGCAGCTGCAGTCCACCATGCTGGCCATCGAGCAGGCCTGCTCCCTCATCCAG ATGCACATGAGTCCAGCTGATGCGGAAAAAGTTATAAGTTCACTGCATTCATCTCCAATGCCTTATCAAGCATGCAGATTTATTCTTG AAACATCCCACATGCCAAATGCGAGATTCCAAGCTGCTGGAGCAATTGGTGATGCAGCAATAAGGGAGTGGGGAATCCTTTCAGATGACAACAAAAAAAGCCTAATAGT ATATTGCTTGAACTATGTTATGGAGCATGCAAGTTCCCCGGAAGGTTATGTGCAAGCAAAAGTTTCTGCCGTGGCAGCTAGACTACTCAAAAGAGGCTG GGTTGAGTTTTCAGACCAAGAAAAAGCTGCCATCTTCTTTGAG ATTGAGCAATGCGTACGAGGCATCCATGGACCTAATCGACAATTTGCTACCATCAATTTCTTAGAAGCCTTG GTTTCGGAGTTTTCCCCTGGGACTGCTTCTGCTATGTGCCTGCCTAAGGAATTCCATGAGCAATGCCAATGGTCACTTGAAGTGAAGTTTCTGAAG GACTTCTATTGCTGGGCACAAGCTGCTGTGTTCAATTCTGCAGACAGGATATTGAATGTAAATGCAAGTGTAGCGGAGGAGAAAGCATGCTCAGCAGCATTTCGCCTTATGTTCCAGATATTAAGCTGGAGTTTCAAGCACAATGTGGAGCATGCAAATTCAGAAGCTAAGATAAATTCTGGTTTGAGGAGTGATGCCATAAATCTGAAGAAATTTGAGCGTTCGCTGGTGAAG CCAGGGTCTGTGTGGAGTGATGTTCTAATATCAAGTGGGCATGTTCAGTGGGTTTTGAACTTTTATACTGCTGCCCGCCAGAAGTTCTCATATGATACGCTATGGGTTGATTCTCCTATTGCTACCTCCTGCAGACAGCTCATAGTGCAGCTATGCTCGTTGACAGGCTCTGTGTTTCCTAATG ATAACGCAGATGGACAGATTCAATACCTTGTGCGCATATTATCTGCTGTTGTACATTGGATTGAACCTCCTGATGTCATTGCTGCATCAATTCGAAGTGGAGCAAGTGAAAG TGAGTTTGTAGATGGATGCCATGCCCTTCTTTCAATGGCGTCTTTGACTACTTGTTCGCTTTTTGACAACCTCCTGAAGTCAACGAG GAACTATGGCACAATCAACCTACTTTCTGCTTTGACATCCGAAGCTGTCAAGTCTTTTCTGGATAACCAGAATGAAGAAGAAACCTGGGGCTCGGAGGCTCTTGATATATTGTTAGAAACATGGAATGTTATTCTGGGG GATGTTGATTCCGAGAAAAGTCCTATGTCAGTTGATGGAGCAATTGCTGCTTCAAGTTTGTTTAAGATCATCGTGGAGTCACATTTGAAGG CTGCTGCTGATTCTGCATTCGAGGATACTGATGATGCCGAATACTTTCATGTTTCTGTTTCAA AGCGTGATGAGCAGCTGGCCTTGTATGCTCAGATTGCACGTTCAGCTGCTGACACAACTATACCCTTTCTTGCACAATTGTTTTCAGAGCGATTTGCACGGCTGAGTCAG AGAAATGGTGAAAATGATCCTACTCAGACTTTAGAAGAGTTGTACTGGCTGTTGCTGATAACCAGTCATGTCCTAACAGATTCAGGCGAAGGAGAAACACTGCTT ATACCAGAAGCATTGCAGGCTGGATTCCCCTATGTAGTTGAAGTAGCACAGCATCCTGTAGTTGCACTCTCATG GTCCATAATAAATTTTTCTCGACAGTGTCTAGATCCAGGAATCAGGGCAAGGTACTTCAGTCCGCGACTCATGGAG GCTGTGATTTGGTTCTTGGCCAGATGGGTTGCAACCTATTTAGTACCACTTGATGTGAGTAGGGGGCAAGTAAACAGAGCAGAAATTGACAGTGTGGATAAATACATGCTCCAACATTCTAGAAAAATGCTAAACAGTTTTGCTTGGGAGAATAACCAAGGAGAGCGTGTTCTTGATTTTGTTGTTCTTATTTCAATGGTAGCACTTACTACATATCAGGGAGAAATTGAGCTGCAG ACACTTACATGCCAGAAGCTACTTGCTACAGTTGTTCGACGGAAGCACACATGTACTTATGTTGTTCAGTTG GACTCGTGGCGTGATCTTACAAGAGCTTTTGCAAGTGGACGTTCTTTATTTTCATTAACTGGACGCTTACAG AGATCTCTAGCAGAAACACTTGCCTGTGCAGCTTCCTGCATCAAAGATCCTGAAGCATCTGTGCA GTATTTGAGGGACCTCATGGGACCGGTTGCTGGATGCCTAGTAGAGAATGCTAACAGGAGTGATCTCAAATCTGTGGCACAGCAAGCAGATGTTGTTTATATG GTCTGTTGTCTATTGGAACGACTAAGAGGAGCTGCTAGAGCTACCCAGCCTCGCACTCAAAAGGTTCTATTTGAGATGGGTCACACTGTGATGAACTCGCTCTTGACTCTTCTGGAGGTGTACAAAAATCAG TCTGCAGTCATATACATGATACTCAAGTTCGTCGTTGATTTTGTTGATGGTCAAGCTGTGTTTTTGGATGCTAAGGAAACATCAGTTTTGGTGAGCTTTTGCCTGAAACTACTCCAAATATACTCCTCTCATAATATTGGAAAG GTAATGCTCTCGCTTTCTTCAAGTTTGCGCAGTGAGTCACAAGCTGAAAAATATAAGGATCTACGTGCTTTGCTTCGTCTTCTGACTAATATATGCTCAAAGGATTTG GTTGGTTTCCTATCTGATAGTAGCATTGAAGGTTCACAAGATATTGCTGAG GTCATCTATGTTGGAGTTGATATTGTGACTCCCTTGATATCTTTGGACCTTCTGAAGTACCCTAAACTCAGTCGTGAT TATTTTGCTCTTATCTCTCATTTGCTGGAAGTGTACCCGGAGAAGGTTGCTAACTTAAATAAGGTTGCCTTTGCAAGAATTATTGGAAGTCTTGAGTTTGGCCTGCGTAATCAG GATAGCGACATTGTCGACAGGTGCCTTACAGCAATAAATGCTCTCGCTTCTTACCATTTCAAAGAGAGACTTGGAGGTAGGGGAGGACTTAGCTCACAGCTTATGGAATCAGAAGGATCAAATGGCAAACTTCAGGAAAGCATATCAAGTCACTTTTTGAGGCTGCTTCTGCAATTGCTTCTGTTCGAAGATTTCAG AATGGAACTAGCAGGTTCTGCTGCAGATGCTTTGCTTCCTTTGATTTTATGTGAACAACCGTTATATCAG AGGCTGCTCCAGGAGTTAGTTGAGAAACAACAGAATCCAACAGTGAAATCAAGGCTGGGAATGGCATTCCATAACCTCACAAGCTCCAACAATCTCTCCAACTCGCTCGACCGCCCAAACAGGCAGAGATTCAGGAAAAACCTCCGCACTTTCTTGGGCGATGTCTCGGGCTTCATGCAGATAAAATAG
- the LOC127786329 gene encoding uncharacterized protein LOC127786329 isoform X2, protein MQGFPGGAPDPQQLQSTMLAIEQACSLIQMHMSPADAEKVISSLHSSPMPYQACRFILETSHMPNARFQAAGAIGDAAIREWGILSDDNKKSLIVYCLNYVMEHASSPEGYVQAKVSAVAARLLKRGWVEFSDQEKAAIFFEIEQCVRGIHGPNRQFATINFLEALVSEFSPGTASAMCLPKEFHEQCQWSLEVKFLKDFYCWAQAAVFNSADRILNVNASVAEEKACSAAFRLMFQILSWSFKHNVEHANSEAKINSGLRSDAINLKKFERSLVKPGSVWSDVLISSGHVQWVLNFYTAARQKFSYDTLWVDSPIATSCRQLIVQLCSLTGSVFPNDNADGQIQYLVRILSAVVHWIEPPDVIAASIRSGASESEFVDGCHALLSMASLTTCSLFDNLLKSTRNYGTINLLSALTSEAVKSFLDNQNEEETWGSEALDILLETWNVILGDVDSEKSPMSVDGAIAASSLFKIIVESHLKAAADSAFEDTDDAEYFHVSVSKRDEQLALYAQIARSAADTTIPFLAQLFSERFARLSQRNGENDPTQTLEELYWLLLITSHVLTDSGEGETLLIPEALQAGFPYVVEVAQHPVVALSWSIINFSRQCLDPGIRARYFSPRLMEAVIWFLARWVATYLVPLDVSRGQVNRAEIDSVDKYMLQHSRKMLNSFAWENNQGERVLDFVVLISMVALTTYQGEIELQTLTCQKLLATVVRRKHTCTYVVQLDSWRDLTRAFASGRSLFSLTGRLQRSLAETLACAASCIKDPEASVQYLRDLMGPVAGCLVENANRSDLKSVAQQADVVYMVCCLLERLRGAARATQPRTQKVLFEMGHTVMNSLLTLLEVYKNQSAVIYMILKFVVDFVDGQAVFLDAKETSVLVSFCLKLLQIYSSHNIGKVMLSLSSSLRSESQAEKYKDLRALLRLLTNICSKDLVIYVGVDIVTPLISLDLLKYPKLSRDYFALISHLLEVYPEKVANLNKVAFARIIGSLEFGLRNQDSDIVDRCLTAINALASYHFKERLGGRGGLSSQLMESEGSNGKLQESISSHFLRLLLQLLLFEDFRMELAGSAADALLPLILCEQPLYQRLLQELVEKQQNPTVKSRLGMAFHNLTSSNNLSNSLDRPNRQRFRKNLRTFLGDVSGFMQIK, encoded by the exons atGCAGGGGTTCCCCGGCGGCGCCCCCGATCCGCAGCAGCTGCAGTCCACCATGCTGGCCATCGAGCAGGCCTGCTCCCTCATCCAG ATGCACATGAGTCCAGCTGATGCGGAAAAAGTTATAAGTTCACTGCATTCATCTCCAATGCCTTATCAAGCATGCAGATTTATTCTTG AAACATCCCACATGCCAAATGCGAGATTCCAAGCTGCTGGAGCAATTGGTGATGCAGCAATAAGGGAGTGGGGAATCCTTTCAGATGACAACAAAAAAAGCCTAATAGT ATATTGCTTGAACTATGTTATGGAGCATGCAAGTTCCCCGGAAGGTTATGTGCAAGCAAAAGTTTCTGCCGTGGCAGCTAGACTACTCAAAAGAGGCTG GGTTGAGTTTTCAGACCAAGAAAAAGCTGCCATCTTCTTTGAG ATTGAGCAATGCGTACGAGGCATCCATGGACCTAATCGACAATTTGCTACCATCAATTTCTTAGAAGCCTTG GTTTCGGAGTTTTCCCCTGGGACTGCTTCTGCTATGTGCCTGCCTAAGGAATTCCATGAGCAATGCCAATGGTCACTTGAAGTGAAGTTTCTGAAG GACTTCTATTGCTGGGCACAAGCTGCTGTGTTCAATTCTGCAGACAGGATATTGAATGTAAATGCAAGTGTAGCGGAGGAGAAAGCATGCTCAGCAGCATTTCGCCTTATGTTCCAGATATTAAGCTGGAGTTTCAAGCACAATGTGGAGCATGCAAATTCAGAAGCTAAGATAAATTCTGGTTTGAGGAGTGATGCCATAAATCTGAAGAAATTTGAGCGTTCGCTGGTGAAG CCAGGGTCTGTGTGGAGTGATGTTCTAATATCAAGTGGGCATGTTCAGTGGGTTTTGAACTTTTATACTGCTGCCCGCCAGAAGTTCTCATATGATACGCTATGGGTTGATTCTCCTATTGCTACCTCCTGCAGACAGCTCATAGTGCAGCTATGCTCGTTGACAGGCTCTGTGTTTCCTAATG ATAACGCAGATGGACAGATTCAATACCTTGTGCGCATATTATCTGCTGTTGTACATTGGATTGAACCTCCTGATGTCATTGCTGCATCAATTCGAAGTGGAGCAAGTGAAAG TGAGTTTGTAGATGGATGCCATGCCCTTCTTTCAATGGCGTCTTTGACTACTTGTTCGCTTTTTGACAACCTCCTGAAGTCAACGAG GAACTATGGCACAATCAACCTACTTTCTGCTTTGACATCCGAAGCTGTCAAGTCTTTTCTGGATAACCAGAATGAAGAAGAAACCTGGGGCTCGGAGGCTCTTGATATATTGTTAGAAACATGGAATGTTATTCTGGGG GATGTTGATTCCGAGAAAAGTCCTATGTCAGTTGATGGAGCAATTGCTGCTTCAAGTTTGTTTAAGATCATCGTGGAGTCACATTTGAAGG CTGCTGCTGATTCTGCATTCGAGGATACTGATGATGCCGAATACTTTCATGTTTCTGTTTCAA AGCGTGATGAGCAGCTGGCCTTGTATGCTCAGATTGCACGTTCAGCTGCTGACACAACTATACCCTTTCTTGCACAATTGTTTTCAGAGCGATTTGCACGGCTGAGTCAG AGAAATGGTGAAAATGATCCTACTCAGACTTTAGAAGAGTTGTACTGGCTGTTGCTGATAACCAGTCATGTCCTAACAGATTCAGGCGAAGGAGAAACACTGCTT ATACCAGAAGCATTGCAGGCTGGATTCCCCTATGTAGTTGAAGTAGCACAGCATCCTGTAGTTGCACTCTCATG GTCCATAATAAATTTTTCTCGACAGTGTCTAGATCCAGGAATCAGGGCAAGGTACTTCAGTCCGCGACTCATGGAG GCTGTGATTTGGTTCTTGGCCAGATGGGTTGCAACCTATTTAGTACCACTTGATGTGAGTAGGGGGCAAGTAAACAGAGCAGAAATTGACAGTGTGGATAAATACATGCTCCAACATTCTAGAAAAATGCTAAACAGTTTTGCTTGGGAGAATAACCAAGGAGAGCGTGTTCTTGATTTTGTTGTTCTTATTTCAATGGTAGCACTTACTACATATCAGGGAGAAATTGAGCTGCAG ACACTTACATGCCAGAAGCTACTTGCTACAGTTGTTCGACGGAAGCACACATGTACTTATGTTGTTCAGTTG GACTCGTGGCGTGATCTTACAAGAGCTTTTGCAAGTGGACGTTCTTTATTTTCATTAACTGGACGCTTACAG AGATCTCTAGCAGAAACACTTGCCTGTGCAGCTTCCTGCATCAAAGATCCTGAAGCATCTGTGCA GTATTTGAGGGACCTCATGGGACCGGTTGCTGGATGCCTAGTAGAGAATGCTAACAGGAGTGATCTCAAATCTGTGGCACAGCAAGCAGATGTTGTTTATATG GTCTGTTGTCTATTGGAACGACTAAGAGGAGCTGCTAGAGCTACCCAGCCTCGCACTCAAAAGGTTCTATTTGAGATGGGTCACACTGTGATGAACTCGCTCTTGACTCTTCTGGAGGTGTACAAAAATCAG TCTGCAGTCATATACATGATACTCAAGTTCGTCGTTGATTTTGTTGATGGTCAAGCTGTGTTTTTGGATGCTAAGGAAACATCAGTTTTGGTGAGCTTTTGCCTGAAACTACTCCAAATATACTCCTCTCATAATATTGGAAAG GTAATGCTCTCGCTTTCTTCAAGTTTGCGCAGTGAGTCACAAGCTGAAAAATATAAGGATCTACGTGCTTTGCTTCGTCTTCTGACTAATATATGCTCAAAGGATTTG GTCATCTATGTTGGAGTTGATATTGTGACTCCCTTGATATCTTTGGACCTTCTGAAGTACCCTAAACTCAGTCGTGAT TATTTTGCTCTTATCTCTCATTTGCTGGAAGTGTACCCGGAGAAGGTTGCTAACTTAAATAAGGTTGCCTTTGCAAGAATTATTGGAAGTCTTGAGTTTGGCCTGCGTAATCAG GATAGCGACATTGTCGACAGGTGCCTTACAGCAATAAATGCTCTCGCTTCTTACCATTTCAAAGAGAGACTTGGAGGTAGGGGAGGACTTAGCTCACAGCTTATGGAATCAGAAGGATCAAATGGCAAACTTCAGGAAAGCATATCAAGTCACTTTTTGAGGCTGCTTCTGCAATTGCTTCTGTTCGAAGATTTCAG AATGGAACTAGCAGGTTCTGCTGCAGATGCTTTGCTTCCTTTGATTTTATGTGAACAACCGTTATATCAG AGGCTGCTCCAGGAGTTAGTTGAGAAACAACAGAATCCAACAGTGAAATCAAGGCTGGGAATGGCATTCCATAACCTCACAAGCTCCAACAATCTCTCCAACTCGCTCGACCGCCCAAACAGGCAGAGATTCAGGAAAAACCTCCGCACTTTCTTGGGCGATGTCTCGGGCTTCATGCAGATAAAATAG